Genomic window (Streptomyces sp. LX-29):
ACGCCTGCGTCTTCCTCGCCTCCGACCTGGCCGCGTACATCAGCGGGGCGAGTCTGCACGTCCACGGCGGCGGTGAGCGCCCGGCGTTCCTCGCCGCCGCCAACGCACCCACGACCTGAACGAGGAGCCGTGATGACACGAGAGGAACCGTGGTGAACGGAGTCTGCGCGGGGCGCGTCGTCGCCGTCACCGGCGCGGGTCGCGGGCTGGGCCGCGCCCACGCGCTCGCCTTCGCCGCCGAGGGGGCGCGCGTCGTCGTCAACGACCTGGGTGTGCGTCCGGACGGGGAAGGGGGCTCCGCCGACCCGGCCCAGCGGGTGGTCGAGGAGATCAGGGCGGGCGGCGGCCAGGCCGTCGCGCACGCCGGCGACATCGCCACGGTGGACGGCGCGGACTCCCTGGTCGCCACCGCGCTCGACGCCTTCGGCGGGCTGGACACCCTGGTCAACAACGCGGGGTTCGTCCGGGACCGGATGCTGGTCAACCTCGACCAGGCCGACTGGGAGGCCGTGTTGCGCGTCCATCTCACCGGGCACTTCCTGCCGCTCCGGAGCGCCGCGGCGCACTGGCGAACCGAGGCCAAGGCGGGGCGGCAGCCCGTCGCCCGGGTCGTCAACACCGCTTCGGGAGCGGGGCTGGCGGGCAGCGTGGGGCAGAGCGGCTACTCCGCCGCCAAGGCCGGGATCGTCGGCCTCACCCTCGTCGCGGCGGCCGAGCTGGGCCGGTACGGGGTCCAGGTCAACGCCGTCGCCCCGGCTGCCCGCACCCGGATGACCGAGCACGTCTTCGCGGAGACGATGGCCGCGCCCGCCGACCCGACCGCCTTCGACGCGATGGCTCCGGGGAACGTCTCCCCTCTGGTGGTGTGGCTGGGCTCAGCCGCCTGTGCCGGCGTCACCGGCCGGGTCTTCGCGGCGGAGGCCGGGCGGATCACCGTGATGGAGGGTTGGCGCCCAGGCCCCACCGTCGACAAGGGAGCCCGCTGGACCCCGGCCGAGGCCGGCGCCGCCGCCACCCGACTGCTCGCCTCCGCCGAGCCGCCCCAGCCGGTCTACGGGGCGGAATGACCCGAGTGGTTGAGCCCGTGGACTGCCCTCCCCGGCCCCGGGGTGGCTGAACCCCCACCCGATGGTGGCTGAACCCCACCCGAGGGTGGCTGAACCCCACGGTGGGGTGTTGCCAACACCACCCCACGACAGGGGTCCAGGGCCATGGGCGGGAGCTCGCCGGCCCGGCACTCTGGATGCGCGGGGACTCGACCGCCACGCACACCCGGGGGGTACGGATGGACACACACGCCGCGGACCGCCGCGGACCGGTATCCGTGCCGTTGCGCGGACGGGGCAGGATGTCAGCGTGCGGACCTGGCCGGCTGATCGGCGGTCAGCCGGCCGCGGACGAAGTCGACGGCCTCGTCCATGGCCACGACGGCCGCCGGCAGGCCCGGCACCGCGAGCTGCCAACAGTGAGTGACGTCGGGCCAGGTGCGCAGCGCGGCCCCGCACACGGGGAAAGCGCCGGAGCCCGCGCCCCGGCACCCCGCACTCGCACTCCTGCACCCCGCACCCGCACCCCTTGCACCCCGCACCCCCGGAGGGCCCACGGCATGATCACCGCACAGGACGTCGACGGAGCGCTGCGCACGGGAGCGCGCATACCGCCCTGGGCGGCCGAGGACTTCGGTCACACCGTCTCCCGGCCACCGCTGGCCGTGCTGACACCCGGTTCGATACGGGACGTCAGGGAGGTGCTGCTCGCCGCCGGGGCGCACGGCATCCCCGTCGCGGCGCGCGGCGGCGGGCACTCGCTGCACGGCCAGGGGCAGGCCGCCGGCGGGTATGTGATCGACATGCGGGGCCTCGACCGGGTGCTCCGGGTGACCGAGGACGCCGTGACGGTGGAGGCCGGGGCGCTCTGGTCCGAGGTGGTGGCGGCCACCCTGCCGCTCGGCCGGACCCCACCGGTGCTGACCGACTACCTCGGCACCAGCGTCGGCGGCACCCTTTCGGTTGGCGGCATCGGCGGCATGAGCCACCAGCACGGTTTACAGACCGACGGGGTGCTGGCGCTGGACGTGGTGACCGGGGCGGGGGAGGAGGTGAGGTGCTCGCCGGAGCACCGCCCGGAGCTGTTCGACGCGGTGCGCGGCGGGCTCAGCCAGTGCGCCGTCATCGTCCGGGCCACCCTGCGGTTGGTCCCGGCCCCGTCCCGGGTCCGCCGCCACCAGCTCCGCTACCCCCACCTGGCCCCCTTCCTGGCGGACCAACGTCGGCTGGCCCGCGACCGCCGGTTCGACTACCTCGAAGGGCAACCGGAGGCTGCGGCGGACGGCGGGTGGCGCTTCATGCTGGAGGCCGTGGCGTACGACTCCGCGGGGCCGGCGGAGGACCGCCGACTGCTGGCGGACCTCGCCCACGAGCGCGGCACCGAGGAGGTGGAGGAGCTCGGCTACGGCGAGTTCCTGCACCGGATGGCGCCCGGAGAGGAACTGCTGCGCTCGACCGGGGAGTGGTTCCATCCGCACCCGTGGCTGAACCTCTTCCTTCCCGGGGACAGGGCCGAGGAGATCGTCACGGACACGCTCGCCGGGCTCAGCGGCGCGGATCTCGGCCCGTCCGGGCTGGCCCTGCTCTACCCGGTGCCCACCGCGCTGCTCCGCACGCCGCTGGTGCGCAGGCCGCCGGGGGAGCTGATGTACCTCTTCGCGCTGTTGCGCACCGCCCCGGACGGCGACCCGGAGACCCGGGACCGGCTGATCGCGGCCAACCGCGCGGTCTACGAGCTGGCGCGGGCGCGCGGCGCGGTGGCCTACCCGGTCAACAACCTGCCGATGTCCGCGGC
Coding sequences:
- a CDS encoding SDR family oxidoreductase; its protein translation is MNGVCAGRVVAVTGAGRGLGRAHALAFAAEGARVVVNDLGVRPDGEGGSADPAQRVVEEIRAGGGQAVAHAGDIATVDGADSLVATALDAFGGLDTLVNNAGFVRDRMLVNLDQADWEAVLRVHLTGHFLPLRSAAAHWRTEAKAGRQPVARVVNTASGAGLAGSVGQSGYSAAKAGIVGLTLVAAAELGRYGVQVNAVAPAARTRMTEHVFAETMAAPADPTAFDAMAPGNVSPLVVWLGSAACAGVTGRVFAAEAGRITVMEGWRPGPTVDKGARWTPAEAGAAATRLLASAEPPQPVYGAE
- a CDS encoding FAD-binding protein, with the translated sequence MITAQDVDGALRTGARIPPWAAEDFGHTVSRPPLAVLTPGSIRDVREVLLAAGAHGIPVAARGGGHSLHGQGQAAGGYVIDMRGLDRVLRVTEDAVTVEAGALWSEVVAATLPLGRTPPVLTDYLGTSVGGTLSVGGIGGMSHQHGLQTDGVLALDVVTGAGEEVRCSPEHRPELFDAVRGGLSQCAVIVRATLRLVPAPSRVRRHQLRYPHLAPFLADQRRLARDRRFDYLEGQPEAAADGGWRFMLEAVAYDSAGPAEDRRLLADLAHERGTEEVEELGYGEFLHRMAPGEELLRSTGEWFHPHPWLNLFLPGDRAEEIVTDTLAGLSGADLGPSGLALLYPVPTALLRTPLVRRPPGELMYLFALLRTAPDGDPETRDRLIAANRAVYELARARGAVAYPVNNLPMSAADWRTHFGAAWEELTQAKRRYDPRSVLTPGHGLC